The Deinococcus seoulensis DNA segment AACGAGGGCCGCATCGACCTGCTGTGCTCGAACGCCGGGATCGCCATCGGGGAAGGGCCGGAAACGAGTGACAAGCACTGGGACCTGATTCACCGCGTGAACGTGATGAGTCATGTGTGGGCGGCCCGTCACGTGCTGCCGCACATGCTGGAGCGCGGCGAGGGGTACCTGCTGAACACGGCGTCGGCGGCGGGCCTGCTGACCGAACTGCACTCCGCGCCGTACGCCGTGACCAAGCACGCGGCGCTGGCGTTCGCGGAGTGGCTGGCGATCACGTACGGTGACCGGGGCATCAAGGTCGCCGCGCTGTGCCCGGAGGGCGTGTGGACGCCCATGATCCAGAACGCGCCGCTGCTTCAGCAGACCGCGATCACCACCGACGAACTGGTCGAGAAGACCCTGGAAGTCCTGCGCGCCGACGGCTTCCTGGTGACCACGCACCCGAGCACCCTGAAGTCCTTCCAGAACAAGGCGAACAACTACGAGGAGTGGATAAGCAAGATGCGCCACCTGCGCGGCAAGGCCATGAAGCTGCTGGAGGGTCAGGCGTTCGCGGCGCAACCCGACGCGGGCCACCCGGAGGAGTCGCGGGCGTGACCCGACCCGAGACGGCCCCGGTCCGGCCGGGCGAGGAACTGCCGCTGGACGCGCTGCGTGAAGCCATGCGCGGACACGTGTCGGGCGACGTGGACGACCTGAGTGTCGAGCAGTTCCCCGGCGGGTTCTCGAACCTGACGTACCTCGTGCGGGCGGGCGATCCGGCGCGGGGCGGGCAGGAGTACGTGCTGCGCCGCGCGCCGCTGGGGCCGGTCCCGAAGGGTGCGCACGACATGACCCGTGAGGCGCACCTGCTGGAGAAGATTCACCCGGTCCTGCCGGTCGCGCCCCGCCCGGCGCTGATCGTGGAGGACCCGGCCGTGATCGGCTCGCCGTTCTACCTGATGGAACGCCGCCACGGCACGGTGGTCCGCACGCGCCTGCCGGCCGAGTACCGGGACCTTCCGGATGCGGCGCGGCGCATGTCCGGCGCACTGGCCGATACCCTGGCGGACCTGCACGCGGTGGATATCGACGCGGCGGGCCTGCGCGAGATCGGCAAGCCCGAGGGCTTCAACGCGCGGCAGGTGGCAGGCTGGGCCGGGCGCTGGCGGCGCGCACGCGAGGCGCTGCGGGACACGGGTGACCTGCCCTCCCAGGCGGACCTGCGCGACGAACTGGTAATCGCGTGGCTGGAGGCGCACACGCCGCCCGAGAGCGCACACACGCTGGTGCACAACGATTTCAAGCTGGACAACCTGATCCTGGACCCGGCCGATCCGGGCCGCGTGACGGCGCTGCTGGACTGGGAGATGACCACCGTGGGCGACCCGTTGGTGGACTTGGGCCTGACCCTGACCTACTGGACCATGCCCGAGATGCCCGGCGGGGCGCCCAACGAGGTCGGCGCGGCCTCGCCCGGCTTCCTGGGCCGCGACGAACTGGTCGCCCGCTACGCGGCGCGCGCCGCTCGTCACGTGACGAGCGACCCCCAGGCGCACCTCGCGGCGCTGGAACGGGCGCTGCCGTGGTACGAGGTGCTGGGGCACTTCAAACTCGCGGTGATCGTCATCCAGATCTTCGCGCGCTACCGCGCCGGGCAGACCAGCGACCCGCGTTTCGCCCCGCTGGCCGGTCAGGCCGAGTGGCTGATCCGCGAGGCGTGGCGGCGCATCGGGGAGCAGGATGCCCCCGCATGAGTGAACTGATCCTGATCCGCCACGGACAGGCCACGCCGTTCGAGGCCGACACCGACCGCCTCTCGCCGCTGGGCGAGCAGCAGGCCTGGACAGTCGGCGCGGCCCTGCACGCGGCGGGCGTGCGCCCCACACACGTCCTGCACGGCCCGCTCGTGCGGCAGCGGCGCAGCGCGCAGCTGGCCCACCAGCCCGGCTGGCCCGACCCGACCCTGGACGCCAGACTGGCGGAATTCGACGGGGACGGATTGGTCGGTCACCTCGCGCCCATCCTGGCAGAGCGTGACCCGGCCTTCGCGGCGCTGGTGGCCGACCTGGCCGCGCAGACCGGCGGCCCGGAACGCAACCGCGCCTTCCAGAAATACCTCGAAGCCCTGGCCGCCGCGTGGCAGGCCGGAACCCTCACGGACAGCCGGGTCGAACCGTGGGCCGCATTCCGTGCGCGCGTGCGGGCGGCGCTGGCCGACGTGCTGCGCCAGGGCGGCGGCTCGACCGTGCTGGCCTTCACCAGCGGCGGCGTGATCGGCCTGACCGTCGCCCTCGCCCTGGACGCCCCGGACGCCTCCGCGCTGGCCCTGAACTGGCGCGTGAAGAACGCCTCGGTCACGCGGCTGACCTTCGGCGGTGGGCGCGTCAGTCTCGATTCCTTCAACGAGACGCACCACCTGCCGCCCGAGCTGATCTCCTGGCGCTGAAGCCTACGCCCGGTCGGGGGCGTCCAGCAGTGCCGCGCCGTACGCGGTGAGCGCGGCGTCCTCGCCCGGCGGGTGAGTCAGGCCCGCGCGGGCGTCCCGCAGCAGTTTCCCCAGCGGCAGCGCGGCCGTCAGTGCCCCGCCCCCGGCGGCGCGCATGGCGAGGTCCGTGGCGTCCACGGCGGCGTTCGTGCAGACCGCCTTGGCCGCGCCGATCAGCGGGACCGCCCCCGCGCCGGGCTGCCCGTCCGGGTGGGCGTCCCAGGTGGCCGTCGCGTGCGCCAGCAGCGTCCGCGCCGAGAGCAACTGCGCGCCGATGCGACCCACCGTCTCCTGCACGCGCGGCAGCGTGGCGATCGGGGCACCCAGCGCGGTCGGCACCCGCTCGTGCGCGTAGGCGCGCAGGGCGTCCAGTGCCGCCTCACCCACACCCAGGTACGTGGCGGCCACCGCCGTCCAGAACCACGCGCTGCCCGCCGGGTGCGACGCTGCCGGCGGGGCCTGAAGCGCGGCGGGCGCCCGATCGAACACCACATCGTGACTGCCGCTGCCGCGCAGGGCCAGCGCGCCCTCCCAGGTCGGCTCGACGCGCACGCCTTCACCGCGCAGGTCCACCCAGTAACGGCCCACCCGGCCGTCCGGCGTGGCGGCCGACACCAGCGCCCAGCGCAGCGCCCGCGCGCCGGTACTCCAGGTCTTGCGGCCCGTCACGAACCACAGGCCACTCTCGAACCCGCTGCCGTCCGGGGTGGCCACCGTGCGCGGCAGCCCCCCGCGCGACGGACTGCCCAGCTCCGGCTCGCTCGCCAGGGCGTTCAGCAGTTCGCCGCGCACGCCCGCGCCCGCCACGGCGTCCAGCAGGTGCGGCGGCAGGCTGCGGCCCTGGAACGCCGCGCCGGTCACGTGCCCGTGCATCGCCAGGATCAGGGCGAGGCTGGCGTCCGCGCGGCCCACCTCGGCCTGCGCGCGCGCGAACACGCCCAGCCCCGCGCCCAGGCCCCCCGCCTCCGTGGGCACGGTCAGGCGCGTGTACCCGCTCTGCGAGAGGGCCAGCGCCGCCCCTGGCGTCACGTCCTGCGCCACCTCGCACTCGGGCGCGTGCTCCTGAATGGCACGGACGGCGCGCGCCACCACCTGCGCCTGCTCGGCCGTGAACTCGGGAAAGGTCATGCGCGCAGGCTATAGCATCTGCCAGAAAGATCTGTCCTTTATGGCCGAGCGAAGCGAGTGAATTTTACCGAGCAGGGCGCAGAATGGAGGCATCAGGATTCTGTTTTCCTGATGCCGTAATTCGGAGAACTGCTCTGGCGTTCAGGCAGCAGGCCGTGCGTCCCGCCGGGCCGGGGCGCTGATGCCCAGCGCCAGCCCGCCCGCGCAGACGGCCAGTACCGCCGACGCCAGGAACGCCGGGCCGTAACTGCCCAGCACGTCCCGCACCTCGCCGCCCAGCCAGGACGCCAGCGCCGCGCCCACCTGATGCGCGCAGAAGATCCAGCCGTACACCGTGCCCACGTTCGCCCGCCCGAACGTGTCGGCGGTCAGGGCCGTGGTGGGCGGCACGGTCGCGATATAGTCCAGCCCGAACAGCACCGCGAACGCCGTGAACGCCAGTCCCGGCGGGACCAGCGGCAGCAGCGCGAGGCTCAGGCCGCGCACCACGTAGTACGTGGCGAGCAGGAAACGCGGGTCCACCCGGTCTGTCAGGTAGCCGCTGCCGAGTGTGCCCACGAAGTTGAACGCGCCCATCAGCGCCAGCGTACCCGCCGCGAAGGTCGCGGTCAGGCCCAGGTCACCGCAGTACGCGATGAAGTGCGTGCCGATGATGCCGTTACTGGTGAACCCGCAGGCCAGGAACGTGAGGCTCAGCAGCCAGAAGTCCCGGCTGCGCACGGCGCGGCGCATCACGTGCGGGTCCGGGGCTGGGGGCGGCGTGGGCCGCGCGTGCGTGTCCCCGTCCGGTTGCAGGCCCAGCGCCTCGGGCCGGTCACGCAGCAGCGCCCACAGCGGCAGCGCCAGCAGCAGCGCCGCGCCCGCAATGACCAGCGCCGCGCCGTCCCACCCGATCCGGGCCCCCCAGGCGGTCAGCAGCGGAATGAACAGCAGTTGCCCGGCACTCGTGGCCGCGCCGAACACGCCCACCACCAGCCCGCGCCGCCGCACGAACCAGCGCGTGGCGACCGTCGCGCCCAGCACGCTCCCGACCAGTCCGGTGCCCAGCCCGCTCAGCAGGCCCCAGCTGAGGTGCAGCGCCAGCGCCGAGCGGGCCAGCGTACTCAGCCCGAAACTGACGGCCAGCAGCCCCAGGCCCGCCGTCGCCACCCGGCGCGGCCCGAAACGGTCCATCAACCGGCCCGACAGCGGCGCGGCCAGCCCGAACACCAGCAGTCCCAGGCTGGCCGAGACCGACAGGGTGCCCCGGTCCAGGCCCAGCGCCTCCTGCATGGGCAGCAGGAACACGCCCGGCGCGGACCGCGCGCCCGCCGAGATCAGCAGCGCGACCACCGTGACCGCCACCACCACCCAGCCGTAGTAGAGCCGCCCACGCGGCCCCGGATTGTCTGTCATACGCCCAGCATACGGGGCGTGCGGCACGGGTGGGCGGTCATCTGCTGCGCCCCGGTACAGCAGAACCCCCACCGTTGCGGGTGGGGGTTGCGGAACCGAAGCTCAGTTGGTCTTGTTGAGTTTCAGGCGGTACTTGTTGAAGGGGTCGCTGTCCACGCCACCCTCGGTGATGCTGTAGCTCGTCGCCACAAGGTAGTACGTGCCGGAGGCCGGGAGTGTGAAGGTGATCTCGCTGTCGCTGTCGATGCGGGGGGTGCCGCGGTCGTCGTTCTCGGCGAGGACCTTGCCCGCGCTGTCGAGCAGGTACAGGTAGGCGTCCAGCTTGCCGCCCAGTTGCCCGGCGGCCAGCATCTCGGCCTTGATGGCGTCACCGGCTGCGCCCGTGAACTTGAAGTAGTCGTAATCCATGTCCTGACCGTAGATGTACGCCTGCTGCGTCGTCTGGCCGTAGGCGATGGCTTTGGCGTCCGCCTCGCTGTCGTTGGGTTCGTAGGGGTCGGTGGGGTTGGTGTCCACGAAGCTGGCGGGCAGCAGCACGCGCGCCTCGTCGGGTTTGAAGTACGTGCTGCCGCTCGTGGCGACCAGCGTGCCCGTGAACGTGCCGCGGTCCTCGGTGAGGCCGCCGGTGGCGCTCAGGTCGGGGCCTGCCACGTACACGTCGTACGTGCCGGGCTTGATCTCGCTGAAGCGCACGTCGCCGTTCTCGTCGGTGGGGCTGACGTACAGCGGGGTGGGGTCGTCGGTCGCCCCGGCGCGCATGCCCTGGCCGCGCAGGATCACGTCGCCCAGAATGCCTTTCTGGGTGCCCTTGCCGTTCACGTACGCGAGATTCACGTGCACGTTCGCGCCCTTCTCGGGCAGCGCGGCGCAGTCGGTGAGGTTCTGCGCGATCTTCCCGGCGTCCAGGCTGCCCCAGCCGGTGTCACGGTCGAAGCCCGTGGGGTTGCTGCCGATGGCGCCGTTGGCGTTCATCTCCATCACGCGGCGCACCTGGTAGGGCGTGGCGGCCGGGCATTTCTGCAGGATCAGCGCGGCCACGGCCGCCGTGTACGGCGACGAGAAGCTGGTGCCGGAGATCAGGGCGTACCCGCCGCCCAGCCAGGTGGGGTTGGCGAGCATGGTGTCCTGACCGGGCGCGCTGCTGGAGATGTGACGGCCGCTGGTGCTGAACGTGACCTTGCGGTTGCTGCCGTCGATCGCGCCGGACGCGATGATGCCGGGCAGCGCCGCCGGGTACTGGAACTCGTCGTGGTAGGAGTTGCCCATGCTGGCGACCACGGTGGTGCCGCGCGACATGGCGTAGTCAAAGGCGTCCTTGACCGGCCCGAAGCTCACGCCGCCGCCCCAGGAGTTGTTGATGACGCGCGCGCCGTTGTTCGTGGCCCACACGGCGCCCAGCGCGATGTTGAAGCTGGAGTACCCGCCGGGATCGAACATCACGACCGGCATGAACTTCGCCTCGTAGGCGAGGCCCACGATGCCCTTACCGTTCTTCGCGGCGATCATGCTGGACGACACGTACGTGCCGTGCTCGTTCTCGGGCTTCTGGAAGTGCGTCTTCCAGGCCTCGCCGTCGGTGTACACCTTGGCTTCCAGGGGGTCGAAGGCCTTGCCGGCCCAGTTGGGCGCGAGGTCCGGGTGGGTCACGTCGGCCGGGTCGTCGATCAGCGCGACCAGCACGCCCTTGCCGGTCAGGCCCTTGTCCCAGGCGACCTTGGCGTTCAGGTGGCGGGGGTCGAGCGCGTACTGCGGCAGTTCGTCGAAGATCTGGTCGGCGCTGGCGGCCTGCGGGGTCAGGCTGGCAGGCTGGACCGGCGGGGCCTTCTCGGGCTGCACGACGGTGTTCACGCTGGCGTAGCGCAGGCCGTTCAGCTTGGCGGCCAGGACGCTGGCTTTCAGGGCGTCGCCGCTCACGCGGATCAGCGCGGTGCGGATTTCCGGGATGGTGCGCACGACCGTGCCGCCCAGGCTGGCGGCGGCGGCGTTCAGGTTCGCCTCGCTGTCGTACCCGACGACCAGTTCGTTCTTCACGTACGGCTGCCCGGCGTTCAGGGCGATCTCGCTGGCGGGGGTGCTGGCGACAGGGGTGCTGGGTGTAGGGCTGCTGGGGGTGGTCGCGGCGGGCGTCTGCTGCGAGCAGGCGGCCAGCATGGCGGTCACGCTCAGCAGGCCCAGGGTGCGGGCAAGGGTGGAGGGGTTCATGGGCATCGTGGGGCCTCGCTATGGAATGTCAGGGGTGGAGGGTCGGGCGGGGTGGGGCGTGAGTGCCGGGTCAGGGGAGGCCGGGCCCGGCGGGCAGGCGTCACTTCTCGCCGGTAATGAAGTCCCAGTTGATGTTCACGGCGCGCGTCTGGCTGATCGGGCCGACCAGGCTGGACTGCCAGGTGTACACCGAGTACGCCGAGATGCGGTTGCCTTCGGTGGGCGCATACTTGTACGCCACGCCGGAGTTCATCTGCCACTTGTAGGGGCGCAGGGCCTGCAGGGGCGTGCTGACCAGCACGTTCCAGGGCATGCTGACGGTATGCGCGGCCGTGTCGACCGGGAACAGGTTGGGTTTGCTGGCCAGGTACCGCCCGCTGGTGTCGGTCAGGATGCTGGCGGCGGTGGTGGGGCCGCCGAAGCGGGTGCCGGTGCGGGTGAACACCAGGGACTGCCCGGCGGGAATGCCGTTCCCGGCAGCGCCCGTGCCTTCCTCCACGCGGATCAGGGCGTTGCCGGCGCTGCCGGGCAGGGTGTAGCCGCTCTGCGTCATCAGGTCCGTGACGCTGATGTTGTACGCCGCGCCGTCCGCGCCGATGGCGGTCTGGTTCTGACCGATCACGAAGGTGGGGGTCAGGCTCACGCCGGTCGTCTCGTCGGCCGGGGCGATGAAGGTGGGCGTGAACTGCGCCAGGGGTGTGGTCTGGCTGTCGCTGCCGGCCACGGTGTTCGCGCCGCGCGCCTTGACGCGGTACGTGAAGGTCTTCCCGACGCTCAGGTCGGCGCTGGTGTCCTTGAAGTTGAAGGGCCGCAGGGACTGGTCGGCGTTGCAGGCCGCCGCGTCCGCGCCGCCGCCCACCGTGCCGATCTTCGTGAAGGTCGTGCCGTCGCTGGAGCGCTCGATGTCGAACGCGAAGGGCTTGGCGGCCACGTCGGTGTAGCACCAGCGGACTTCCACGAACACGCCGCTGCCGTTCGGGGCGGCGTCCGGGGTGGGCACGCTGTTGGGGGTGGTCCACGAGCCTTCCTGTTTCAGGGTGAAGGCGGTGGCGGCCACGCCGGTCGGGGCGGTCACGGTGGGCGCGGTGGCCGCGGCGGTGTTGATCAGGTTGATCGGAATGACGTAACGGGCGTAGTTGTAGTTGTAGTCGACCGTCATGACTTCCAGGTACACGCGCTCGCCGGCGGCGCTGCCGAACCCGGCGGTGAAGTTGCCGCTGGTGGTCACGGCGTCCGTGTCGATCACGCCGGTCTGATCCTGGGGCGGCGAGTAGTTCCAGTTGCTGGCGGTCGTGGAGCCGGTCACGCTGCCGCTGCCGGGCGTGCGGCCCAGCTGCGCGTACATGATGCGGATCGGGCCGACGTGGTTGCTGTCGGTGGCGGTCTTGATCCGGAAGTCCACCTTGTCCGTGAAGGTCGCGCCCGCGATGGGGCTGCCGTCGGCGCGGGTGATGACCAGTCTGGTGGGGTCGGTGGTGGCGCTCGTCTCGAAGGCGGGGCGCTGCACGAGGCTCACGCTGGGCGTCTCGGTGCCGACCACGACGCCGTGCAGGTCCGAGCCTGCCATGCCGCTCTTGCGGGCGCTGAGGTCGTACGTGCCGGCGCTCAGGCCGCTGAGGCTGAAGGTGCCGTCGGCGCCGGTGGTGACGGTCCCGAGCGTCTGGCCGCCGCGCATCACGGTGATGGTGCTGCCCGCGACGGGCGCGCCGATGTTCTGGTCCACGACCGTGCCCCTGAGGGGAGCGGTGTTGGCGGTGATGGCGACCGTGACCTCGGTGCTGCCACTGGCCTTGTTCCCGGCGGCGTCGTACGCGGTGGCGGTGTAGGTACGCTTGCCGTTGTTGAGCGCATTGACGCTGGTGGTGAATTCGAAGGGCGAGCTGGTGTCCTCGCCGACCTTGGTGGTGCCCTCGAAGAACTCGACGCGGGTCACGCCGGTGGCGTCGTTGGCGTCGGCTTTCAGGGTGAGGTTGTTGGTCGCCTCGGTCGTGACGGGGTTGGGCGTGGCGGTCAGGGTCACGGTGGGGGCGGTGGTGTCGCTGGGGGTGGTGTCGTTGGGCGCGGTGTTGTTGCTGCCGCAGCCGATCAGGAGGGTGCCGAGTAGAAGGACAGAACCGACGGAGCTTGGTTTCAGGGCCATGGGGTGGGGTGACTCCTTGGTGAGGGCGCGCGGGGGTGCGGTGAAAGGCCGCAGCCGACCTCGCTTCCGGTGCGCGCGGAAGGGAAGTGGCGATGGGCGGCCCGGTGAACGTCCGGCGGCTCTGGTCGAGCGCCTGAGAAAACTGGGCGAATCATGTATGACTCGTGAAGCCGAGCCTACGGGGGGAGGGGGGGGTGGGTCAAGCCGAACTGTCAATCTGTCAGATAGGTGTCCGCTGGCCTGCCTAGACCGGTGCGCCCACCCTGCACCGGGGAATTCGTGTGGTCAGTACCACGCGCCGCGCCGGATTGCACGTGGTGACGCACATCCGGTTCCTGAGTGCATACGGCAGGCGACCCGAACGGTCCTTCAGGTGAAGGGCGCATGAAGACCGGTCGCGTGAAGGCCGTCCCGGATGACAGGCCAGCGCGGAGTGGCATACTGAACCCAGTCCACAATTCAGCGCCCAGGCAGCCCCGGCCCACCACCGGACCTTCGCTGCCCTTCCCCGGTCCCCACGACCGAACCCCACGGAGGCTTCCTCATGACCACCCCAGCCCACCCACTCGCCGCTCCCCCCGCCCCCGACGGCATTCACTACCGCGCCTGCAACCTGTGCGAGGCCATCTGCGGCCTGAAGATCACCGTGCAGGGCGGCCGCGTCACCGACGTGCGCGGCGACCCCGACGACCCCCTGAGCCGCGGCCACATCTGCCCCAAGGGCACGGCGCTGCCCGACCTGCACGCCGACCCCGACCGCCTGAAAACCCCCATGCGCCGCGTCGGGGACACCTGGGAACCCATGGAATGGGACGCGGCCCTCGACCACGTC contains these protein-coding regions:
- a CDS encoding SDR family oxidoreductase, translated to MEFNGKVIVVTGAASGIGLALAQRFVKEGAVVVASDRNAEVGAQKAAEMGARFLPADIGQEAGVKGLIDDVLANEGRIDLLCSNAGIAIGEGPETSDKHWDLIHRVNVMSHVWAARHVLPHMLERGEGYLLNTASAAGLLTELHSAPYAVTKHAALAFAEWLAITYGDRGIKVAALCPEGVWTPMIQNAPLLQQTAITTDELVEKTLEVLRADGFLVTTHPSTLKSFQNKANNYEEWISKMRHLRGKAMKLLEGQAFAAQPDAGHPEESRA
- a CDS encoding phosphotransferase family protein — encoded protein: MTRPETAPVRPGEELPLDALREAMRGHVSGDVDDLSVEQFPGGFSNLTYLVRAGDPARGGQEYVLRRAPLGPVPKGAHDMTREAHLLEKIHPVLPVAPRPALIVEDPAVIGSPFYLMERRHGTVVRTRLPAEYRDLPDAARRMSGALADTLADLHAVDIDAAGLREIGKPEGFNARQVAGWAGRWRRAREALRDTGDLPSQADLRDELVIAWLEAHTPPESAHTLVHNDFKLDNLILDPADPGRVTALLDWEMTTVGDPLVDLGLTLTYWTMPEMPGGAPNEVGAASPGFLGRDELVARYAARAARHVTSDPQAHLAALERALPWYEVLGHFKLAVIVIQIFARYRAGQTSDPRFAPLAGQAEWLIREAWRRIGEQDAPA
- a CDS encoding histidine phosphatase family protein, with translation MSELILIRHGQATPFEADTDRLSPLGEQQAWTVGAALHAAGVRPTHVLHGPLVRQRRSAQLAHQPGWPDPTLDARLAEFDGDGLVGHLAPILAERDPAFAALVADLAAQTGGPERNRAFQKYLEALAAAWQAGTLTDSRVEPWAAFRARVRAALADVLRQGGGSTVLAFTSGGVIGLTVALALDAPDASALALNWRVKNASVTRLTFGGGRVSLDSFNETHHLPPELISWR
- a CDS encoding acyl-CoA dehydrogenase family protein, yielding MTFPEFTAEQAQVVARAVRAIQEHAPECEVAQDVTPGAALALSQSGYTRLTVPTEAGGLGAGLGVFARAQAEVGRADASLALILAMHGHVTGAAFQGRSLPPHLLDAVAGAGVRGELLNALASEPELGSPSRGGLPRTVATPDGSGFESGLWFVTGRKTWSTGARALRWALVSAATPDGRVGRYWVDLRGEGVRVEPTWEGALALRGSGSHDVVFDRAPAALQAPPAASHPAGSAWFWTAVAATYLGVGEAALDALRAYAHERVPTALGAPIATLPRVQETVGRIGAQLLSARTLLAHATATWDAHPDGQPGAGAVPLIGAAKAVCTNAAVDATDLAMRAAGGGALTAALPLGKLLRDARAGLTHPPGEDAALTAYGAALLDAPDRA
- a CDS encoding MFS transporter, with product MTDNPGPRGRLYYGWVVVAVTVVALLISAGARSAPGVFLLPMQEALGLDRGTLSVSASLGLLVFGLAAPLSGRLMDRFGPRRVATAGLGLLAVSFGLSTLARSALALHLSWGLLSGLGTGLVGSVLGATVATRWFVRRRGLVVGVFGAATSAGQLLFIPLLTAWGARIGWDGAALVIAGAALLLALPLWALLRDRPEALGLQPDGDTHARPTPPPAPDPHVMRRAVRSRDFWLLSLTFLACGFTSNGIIGTHFIAYCGDLGLTATFAAGTLALMGAFNFVGTLGSGYLTDRVDPRFLLATYYVVRGLSLALLPLVPPGLAFTAFAVLFGLDYIATVPPTTALTADTFGRANVGTVYGWIFCAHQVGAALASWLGGEVRDVLGSYGPAFLASAVLAVCAGGLALGISAPARRDARPAA
- a CDS encoding S8 family serine peptidase codes for the protein MNPSTLARTLGLLSVTAMLAACSQQTPAATTPSSPTPSTPVASTPASEIALNAGQPYVKNELVVGYDSEANLNAAAASLGGTVVRTIPEIRTALIRVSGDALKASVLAAKLNGLRYASVNTVVQPEKAPPVQPASLTPQAASADQIFDELPQYALDPRHLNAKVAWDKGLTGKGVLVALIDDPADVTHPDLAPNWAGKAFDPLEAKVYTDGEAWKTHFQKPENEHGTYVSSSMIAAKNGKGIVGLAYEAKFMPVVMFDPGGYSSFNIALGAVWATNNGARVINNSWGGGVSFGPVKDAFDYAMSRGTTVVASMGNSYHDEFQYPAALPGIIASGAIDGSNRKVTFSTSGRHISSSAPGQDTMLANPTWLGGGYALISGTSFSSPYTAAVAALILQKCPAATPYQVRRVMEMNANGAIGSNPTGFDRDTGWGSLDAGKIAQNLTDCAALPEKGANVHVNLAYVNGKGTQKGILGDVILRGQGMRAGATDDPTPLYVSPTDENGDVRFSEIKPGTYDVYVAGPDLSATGGLTEDRGTFTGTLVATSGSTYFKPDEARVLLPASFVDTNPTDPYEPNDSEADAKAIAYGQTTQQAYIYGQDMDYDYFKFTGAAGDAIKAEMLAAGQLGGKLDAYLYLLDSAGKVLAENDDRGTPRIDSDSEITFTLPASGTYYLVATSYSITEGGVDSDPFNKYRLKLNKTN
- a CDS encoding Ig-like domain-containing protein, translating into MALKPSSVGSVLLLGTLLIGCGSNNTAPNDTTPSDTTAPTVTLTATPNPVTTEATNNLTLKADANDATGVTRVEFFEGTTKVGEDTSSPFEFTTSVNALNNGKRTYTATAYDAAGNKASGSTEVTVAITANTAPLRGTVVDQNIGAPVAGSTITVMRGGQTLGTVTTGADGTFSLSGLSAGTYDLSARKSGMAGSDLHGVVVGTETPSVSLVQRPAFETSATTDPTRLVITRADGSPIAGATFTDKVDFRIKTATDSNHVGPIRIMYAQLGRTPGSGSVTGSTTASNWNYSPPQDQTGVIDTDAVTTSGNFTAGFGSAAGERVYLEVMTVDYNYNYARYVIPINLINTAAATAPTVTAPTGVAATAFTLKQEGSWTTPNSVPTPDAAPNGSGVFVEVRWCYTDVAAKPFAFDIERSSDGTTFTKIGTVGGGADAAACNADQSLRPFNFKDTSADLSVGKTFTYRVKARGANTVAGSDSQTTPLAQFTPTFIAPADETTGVSLTPTFVIGQNQTAIGADGAAYNISVTDLMTQSGYTLPGSAGNALIRVEEGTGAAGNGIPAGQSLVFTRTGTRFGGPTTAASILTDTSGRYLASKPNLFPVDTAAHTVSMPWNVLVSTPLQALRPYKWQMNSGVAYKYAPTEGNRISAYSVYTWQSSLVGPISQTRAVNINWDFITGEK